From Cellulophaga lytica DSM 7489, a single genomic window includes:
- a CDS encoding GLPGLI family protein, with amino-acid sequence MKERVLSLIFITISSFYLFAQKDSVNIYQIEYERTLTIEEGKRPFIGVYELNKFVELNKSIYTKKSKLKTTEVVTTDEDDDSRFTFTPTGKNISTLFKDYNKGAFYSKHEVAYKYFVVKDSLNIFNWSIQNNTKEILGFKCQLATMDFRGRKYEAWFTPDLPVGGPYKYDGLPGMILELKSIDNFISFKPIGIKNTKVKLAVLENPFDTKGALTWQDHKDLYKKKAIELLSYRANENSRGVVSSRGGIELYIDEDDKEYNDALNKYHKKFSKN; translated from the coding sequence ATGAAAGAAAGAGTACTTAGTCTAATTTTTATTACAATTAGCTCATTTTATTTATTTGCACAGAAAGATTCTGTAAATATATATCAAATAGAGTATGAAAGAACTTTAACAATAGAAGAAGGTAAAAGACCTTTTATAGGTGTTTATGAGCTAAATAAATTTGTAGAGCTAAATAAGTCTATTTACACAAAAAAAAGCAAATTAAAAACTACAGAAGTTGTAACTACAGATGAAGATGACGATTCTAGATTTACTTTTACGCCAACAGGTAAAAATATTAGTACGTTATTTAAGGACTACAACAAAGGTGCTTTTTACTCTAAACATGAAGTTGCTTACAAATATTTTGTTGTTAAGGATAGTCTAAATATTTTTAATTGGAGCATACAAAATAATACTAAAGAAATTTTAGGTTTTAAATGCCAATTGGCAACAATGGACTTTAGAGGGAGAAAGTATGAGGCTTGGTTTACGCCTGATCTTCCTGTTGGTGGTCCTTATAAATATGATGGCTTACCAGGTATGATTTTAGAGCTGAAATCTATAGATAACTTTATATCTTTTAAACCTATAGGTATTAAAAATACCAAGGTAAAGCTAGCTGTTTTAGAAAACCCTTTTGATACAAAAGGTGCACTAACTTGGCAGGATCATAAAGACTTGTACAAGAAAAAAGCAATAGAGCTTTTAAGTTATAGGGCTAATGAAAATAGTAGAGGTGTAGTATCTTCTAGAGGTGGTATTGAATTATATATAGATGAAGACGACAAAGAGTATAATGATGCACTAAATAAATACCATAAGAAATTTTCTAAAAATTAA
- a CDS encoding YifB family Mg chelatase-like AAA ATPase codes for MLTKVFGSAVFGVEATTITVEVNINKGIGYHLVGLPDNAIKESNYRIAAALQNNGYKIPGKKITINMAPADLRKEGSAYDLTLALGILSASGQIKSDNIEKYLIMGEISLDGSLQPITGALPIAIKAQEEGFEGFILPKQNVKEAAIVSGLKVYGVEKITEVIDFFDKDVPLEQTIVDTRTEFYKSLDFPEFDFSDVKGQESIKRSMEIAAAGGHNIILIGPPGAGKTMLAKRLPSILPPMTLHEALETTKIHSVVGKIKNAGLMNQRPFRNPHHTISSAALVGGGSYPQPGEISLSHNGVLFLDELPEFERKVLEVMRQPIEDREVTIARARFTVTYPSSFMLVASMNPSPGGYFNDPDAPVTSSPAEMQRYLSKISGPLLDRIDIHIEVTPVPFEKLSEERKGESSVEIRKRVTAAREVQTKRFEALENIHYNAQMNTKQIREYCVLDTPSKELLKTAMERLNLSARAYDRILKVARTISDLAGSEAILGDHISEAIQYRSLDREGWLG; via the coding sequence ATGCTTACAAAGGTTTTTGGTAGTGCTGTATTTGGTGTAGAGGCTACAACTATTACAGTAGAAGTTAATATTAACAAAGGTATTGGCTACCATTTAGTAGGTTTGCCAGACAATGCAATAAAAGAAAGTAACTACAGAATTGCTGCAGCTTTGCAGAATAATGGTTATAAAATTCCTGGAAAAAAAATAACTATAAATATGGCTCCCGCAGACCTACGTAAAGAAGGTTCTGCGTATGATTTAACTTTAGCATTAGGAATTTTAAGTGCATCCGGACAAATAAAATCAGACAATATAGAAAAGTATTTAATAATGGGTGAAATTTCCTTAGATGGTAGTTTACAACCCATAACTGGTGCTTTACCCATTGCAATAAAGGCTCAAGAAGAAGGTTTTGAAGGGTTTATTTTACCTAAACAAAATGTAAAAGAAGCTGCAATTGTGTCTGGCTTAAAAGTGTATGGTGTAGAAAAAATTACAGAAGTAATAGACTTTTTTGATAAAGATGTTCCTTTAGAGCAAACTATTGTAGATACTAGAACAGAGTTTTATAAAAGTTTAGATTTTCCTGAGTTCGATTTTTCTGATGTAAAAGGCCAAGAAAGTATTAAACGCAGTATGGAAATTGCAGCAGCTGGCGGACACAACATTATACTAATTGGTCCTCCTGGAGCAGGAAAAACAATGTTAGCCAAGCGTTTACCTTCTATTTTGCCTCCAATGACCCTGCACGAGGCTTTAGAAACCACAAAAATACACAGTGTAGTAGGTAAAATTAAAAATGCCGGACTAATGAACCAGCGTCCGTTTAGAAATCCACATCACACCATTAGCTCTGCTGCTTTAGTAGGCGGTGGAAGTTACCCGCAACCGGGTGAAATATCTTTATCGCATAACGGAGTTCTTTTCTTAGATGAGCTTCCTGAGTTTGAGCGTAAAGTGCTAGAGGTTATGCGTCAACCAATTGAAGATAGAGAGGTAACCATTGCTAGAGCACGTTTTACAGTAACCTACCCAAGTAGTTTTATGTTAGTTGCAAGTATGAATCCTAGTCCGGGTGGTTATTTTAATGATCCGGATGCTCCTGTAACATCTTCGCCTGCAGAAATGCAACGGTATTTAAGCAAAATATCAGGTCCGTTATTAGATCGTATAGATATACATATAGAAGTTACTCCCGTTCCTTTTGAAAAACTATCAGAAGAGCGTAAAGGAGAAAGTAGCGTAGAGATTAGAAAACGTGTTACTGCAGCAAGAGAAGTACAAACAAAACGTTTTGAAGCCTTAGAAAACATACACTACAACGCACAAATGAATACCAAACAAATACGAGAGTATTGTGTTTTAGATACACCGTCTAAAGAATTATTAAAAACAGCTATGGAGCGCTTAAACTTATCTGCTAGAGCGTATGACAGGATTTTAAAAGTAGCAAGAACAATATCCGATTTAGCGGGTTCAGAGGCTATTTTAGGAGATCATATTTCTGAGGCTATACAATACCGTAGTTTAGATAGAGAAGGATGGTTAGGGTAG
- a CDS encoding penicillin acylase family protein, which produces MRRLKKILKIIIPVLGLLFLAFCMFIYSLTPEYEGEKDLKNLSNQVDVYYDNYGIPHIYGATEKDAIRALGYVHAQDRLWQMELLRRIGPGELSEIFGKDLVETDKLFLSLGIDDYSKETVANLDPNSDYVKLAEAYLDGVNQFQEEGPTPVEFYLTGVDKRPFTLKDIHNTIGYMAFSFAMAHKTDPLLSTIKSKLGSAYLKDLSITTEPSSTLIENYDPLKDTLQLNLASKLASTFKNLPIPLFEGSNSWVLSPQKTKNKAVILANDPHIGFSQPTVWYEAHLSTPTYKKYGYHLAGVPFPLLAHNRQLAYGLTMFENDDVDFYYEETNPKDTTQYKTENGWRKYNYKHKIIKVKGEDDVKFTVKSTRHGAVLNGIATSVTEEKPVAISWIFTQVENKLLSALYGMSHSESMGTFKRHLRDLHAPGLNIMYGDAEGNVAWWATAKLYKMSDSTNTKLILNGTNGIQERGEFLDFSENPHAENPPWEFVYSANNQPDTINGRFFPGYYLPENRAKRIEQLLRPKNDWDKASVSKMITDVTSAVDPTIVTNMAKNIDISKLDINAIKLLDQLTNWDGSATVNSVESSLYQRWVFYMLKNTLKDELGEELFNQLLTTHFHKRLIAPMVSNSSSIWWDNVTTTKVETSDDIFQLSLTDALLSLKNQFGENTEAWTWGKIHTLEHEHPIGKVKTLRKYFNVGPFPVNGTKEVINNMGFTYSEDSIYKVTSGPSTRRVIDFSDIENSISILPTGQSGSPFSSHYNDQAQMYLNGEFRKMMMNKEEIIATKKSLLVFKPHARVE; this is translated from the coding sequence ATGCGCCGCTTAAAGAAGATACTAAAAATAATTATTCCGGTTTTAGGCTTGTTATTTTTAGCTTTTTGTATGTTTATTTATTCTTTAACTCCTGAGTATGAAGGAGAAAAAGATTTAAAAAATTTATCTAACCAAGTAGATGTCTATTATGACAATTACGGAATTCCTCATATTTATGGCGCTACAGAAAAAGATGCTATACGCGCATTAGGTTATGTACACGCACAAGATAGGTTGTGGCAAATGGAATTACTAAGGAGAATTGGCCCTGGTGAATTATCAGAGATTTTTGGAAAAGACTTAGTAGAAACAGACAAGCTTTTTTTATCGTTAGGTATAGATGATTACTCTAAGGAAACGGTAGCTAACTTAGATCCTAATAGTGACTATGTAAAGCTTGCAGAAGCTTATTTAGATGGTGTTAACCAGTTTCAGGAAGAAGGTCCAACTCCAGTAGAATTTTACTTAACAGGTGTAGATAAACGCCCTTTTACGCTAAAAGACATACATAATACCATTGGGTATATGGCATTTAGCTTTGCAATGGCGCACAAAACAGATCCATTACTTAGTACTATAAAGAGCAAGCTTGGTAGTGCTTACTTAAAAGATTTATCAATTACAACAGAACCATCTTCTACACTTATAGAAAATTACGACCCATTAAAAGATACTTTACAACTTAATTTGGCTAGCAAATTAGCTTCTACATTTAAAAACCTACCAATACCTTTGTTTGAGGGAAGTAATAGTTGGGTTTTATCGCCCCAAAAAACAAAAAACAAAGCTGTAATTTTAGCAAACGATCCACATATTGGTTTTTCTCAACCAACCGTTTGGTATGAAGCTCATTTAAGCACACCAACGTATAAAAAGTATGGGTATCACTTAGCAGGTGTTCCTTTTCCTTTATTGGCACACAACAGGCAGTTAGCCTATGGTTTAACAATGTTTGAGAATGATGATGTTGATTTTTATTATGAAGAAACTAACCCAAAAGATACTACACAGTATAAAACAGAAAATGGTTGGAGAAAATACAATTACAAGCATAAAATAATTAAGGTAAAAGGTGAGGATGATGTAAAATTTACGGTAAAATCTACCAGACACGGTGCAGTTTTAAACGGCATAGCAACTAGCGTAACAGAAGAAAAACCGGTTGCAATATCTTGGATTTTTACCCAAGTGGAAAATAAACTTTTAAGTGCATTGTATGGTATGTCTCACTCAGAGTCTATGGGTACTTTTAAACGTCATTTAAGAGATTTACACGCTCCAGGTTTAAATATAATGTACGGAGACGCAGAAGGCAATGTAGCTTGGTGGGCAACAGCTAAGTTGTATAAAATGTCAGATAGTACTAATACCAAATTAATTTTAAACGGAACAAATGGTATACAAGAACGTGGTGAGTTTTTAGATTTTTCTGAAAATCCGCACGCAGAAAATCCGCCTTGGGAATTTGTGTATTCTGCAAACAACCAACCAGACACTATAAACGGAAGGTTTTTTCCGGGATACTATTTGCCAGAAAACAGGGCTAAACGTATAGAGCAGTTGCTAAGGCCTAAAAATGATTGGGATAAAGCGTCGGTTTCTAAAATGATTACAGATGTTACTTCTGCTGTAGACCCAACCATTGTTACTAATATGGCTAAAAATATTGATATTAGTAAGTTAGATATTAATGCTATTAAATTATTAGACCAACTAACCAATTGGGATGGTAGCGCTACGGTAAACAGTGTAGAGTCTAGCTTATACCAACGCTGGGTGTTTTATATGCTTAAAAATACCTTAAAAGATGAGTTAGGTGAAGAACTTTTTAACCAGTTGCTTACAACACATTTTCATAAAAGATTAATTGCACCAATGGTAAGCAATAGCTCATCAATTTGGTGGGATAATGTAACAACTACCAAGGTAGAGACTTCAGATGATATTTTTCAGTTGTCATTAACAGATGCGCTATTGTCATTAAAAAATCAATTTGGAGAAAATACAGAAGCTTGGACTTGGGGAAAAATACATACATTAGAGCATGAGCACCCTATAGGTAAGGTAAAAACGTTACGCAAGTACTTTAATGTTGGCCCTTTCCCTGTGAATGGCACTAAAGAAGTTATAAATAATATGGGTTTTACCTATAGTGAAGATAGTATTTATAAAGTAACCTCAGGACCATCAACACGTAGGGTAATAGATTTTTCTGATATAGAAAATAGCATAAGCATACTACCTACAGGGCAATCTGGTAGTCCGTTTAGCTCTCATTATAACGATCAGGCTCAAATGTACTTAAATGGCGAGTTTCGTAAAATGATGATGAATAAAGAGGAAATTATAGCAACTAAAAAATCGTTATTGGTCTTTAAGCCACATGCAAGGGTAGAGTAG